One stretch of Oncorhynchus tshawytscha isolate Ot180627B linkage group LG19, Otsh_v2.0, whole genome shotgun sequence DNA includes these proteins:
- the LOC112218763 gene encoding pyrin, whose product MSPNNKWIGRGLHASLLYLVLYVCLVRTATLDEEDIEIDDEEEEDLEYEYSIKQDRHTCGSGQTGQYPFCKDKEQVSHHYVNTRDECGETDFKKVRGEMQLMIQDRRKKMKEIVHSAKLTEKNVEREKEDTLLFLTEVTRLIQKTYVDVIEEIEKKQKAATTMAIEHILELTQEISKLQERSSELEQLSHIEDHLHLLQMFPSLCTPPATIDWSEVSIHSDPSVGSMRRAVNKLREALNSEESRLSAAELGRIKTCAVDVTLDPDTAHPYLIVSEDGKQVRIGDLRQNVTDGPERFNSVVNVLAKEGFSSGRFYYEVQVKGKTRLDLGVAIESINRKSGVTLSPGHGYLAICLRDGDRYVAAESPAILIALSQKPQKIGVYVDYEQGQVSFYDVDNSSHIYSFTDYSFNKKLYPFFSTGTDDDGENSAPLVITPVNQQLSIHFFTFEKA is encoded by the coding sequence ATGTCGCCAAACAACAAGTGGATAGGGAGGGGCCTGCATGCCAGCCTGTTGTACCTGGTTTTATATGTGTGCCTGGTGCGCACCGCTACTCTGGACGAAGAAGATATTGAGattgatgatgaggaggaggaagacctgGAGTATGaatacagtataaaacaagacaGACACACCTGTGGAAGCGGTCAAACTGGTCAGTATCCATTCTGTAAGGACAAGGAGCAGGTCAGTCACCACTATGTCAACACAAGGGATGAGTGTGGAGAGACAGACTTCAAGAAAGTGCGGGGGGAAATGCAGCTGATGATCCAGGACCGACGAAAGAAGATGAAGGAGATCGTACACTCTGCAAAACTCACCGAGAAAAatgtggagagggagaaagaggacacTTTGCTGTTCCTGACTGAAGTGACACGGCTCATTCAGAAGACCTATGTAGATGTCATTGAGGAGATCGAAAAGAAGCAGAAAGCAGCAACAACCATGGCTATAGAGCACATTCTAGAGCTAACACAGGAAATCTCTAAACTACAGGAGAGAAGCTCTGAACTGGAGCAGCTCTCACACATTGAGGACCACCTTCACCTTCTCCAGATGTTCCCGTCCCTGTGTACCCCACCGGCCACCATTGACTGGTCTGAGGTCAGCATTCACAGTGATCCAAGTGTGGGGTCTATGAGGAGAGCTGTGAACAAGCTGAGAGAAGCACTGAATAGTGAAGAGAGCAGGCTGTCTGCAGCTGAGTTGGGAAGGATTAAGACGTGTGCAGTGGATGTGACTCTGGACCCTGACACAGCACATCCGTACCTCATTGTCTCTGAAGACGGGAAACAAGTGAGAATTGGAGATCTCCGGCAAAATGTCACAGACGGCCCTGAAAGGTTTAATTCAGTTGTTAATGTCCTAGCAAAGGAGGGCTTCTCCTCAGGGAGATTCTACTATGAGGTGCAGGTGAAAGGTAAGACTAGGTTGGATTTAGGAGTGGCCATAGAGTCCATCAACAGGAAGAGTGGGGTCACCCTGAGCCCTGGCCATGGATACCTGGCTATATGTCTGAGGGATGGGGATAGGTATGTAGCTGCTGAAAGCCCTGCTATCCTCATCGCTCTTAGCCAGAAGCCCCAGAAGATAGGGGTTTATGTTGATTATGAACAAGGCCAGGTCTCCTTCTATGATGTGGATAACAGCTCTCATATCTACTCCTTCACTGATTATTCTTTCAATAAGAAACTCTATCCCTTCTTTAGCACTGGCACCGACGACGACGGTGAAAACTCAGCCCCATTAGTCATTACCCCAGTCAATCAACAACTGAGTATTCATTTCTTCACGTTTGAAAAAGcctga